CATCGTCGGCGGTGGCCAGGTTGTCGCTGTCGGCCCGGGATTCTTCAGTCACGCTCATAACCTTATCTGCTGGAAATTGGAACAAATCGACCCCTCGCACGCAGTCGCGCGCGCTCCGGGGCCCGCTCGGCCCCGGCGAGTCGAGGGTCAAATGGGGATCAGCTGCGGGAATTCAAGGCGGTGCTGAGCATCTTCGCCGTGAGGTCGACGATGGGGATGACCCGCTCGTATTCCATGCGCGTCGGCCCGATCACCGCCAGCACGCCCAGCGTGCGGTGGCTGTCGGCATAGGTCGAGGTCACCACGGAGCACTGGTCCAGCACCTCGTAGCCCGATTCCTCGCCGATGAAGATCTGCACGCCGGAGGCGGACAGGGCCTGGTCCAGGAGGTGCAGGATATCGCGTTTCTGGTTGAAAGCCTCGAACAATGCGCGCAGGCGCTCGATGTCCGACAGCTCGTTGATCTCCATGAGATTGGTCTGGCCGGCCAGCACGTAGTCCTTGTGCGTCTCGTTGTCGACGAAGACCTTCTGCGTCATCTCGATGACCAGCGCCATGAGATTGTTCATTTCGTCGCGGGCGGCGGCCATTTCCTTGATGAGGCGCGCCTTGACCGCGTCGATGTCGCGCCCGGCGAACATGCTGTTCAAGTAGTTGGCGGCCTGCGTCAGCTCCGACTGGCCGTAGGTGCGGTTGGTCTTGATGATGCGATTCTCGACCTCGCGGTCGTTGGTCACCAGGATCGCCAGCACGCGGTTGTCGTTCAGCGACAGGAATTCGACCTGGCGCAGCGCGCGCCGGTCCGACACCGGGATCATGACGAGGCCGGCCAGGCGCGTGACGTCCGACAGCATTTTCGAGGTGTTGCTGAGCAGGCCCTGGATGTCGTCGTCGCTTTCGAGACTCGACTCCATGTGCCGGATCTCGTTGTGGCTCAAATTGCGGAACGTCACCATCGAATCGACGAACAGGCGGTAGCCCTTGACCGTCGGCACGCGGCCGGCCGAGGTATGCGGCGCCATGATCAGGCCCATGTCCTCGAGATCGGCCATGACGTTGCGGATGGTGGCCGGGCTCAAGTCCAGTTTCGCGTCGCGCGCCAGGGTGCGCGAGCCCACCGGCTGCCCGTCGGCGATATAGCGCTCGACCAGCAATTTGAACAGGTACTGCGAGCGCTCACCGAGCTTCATGTCTGTGTTGATGCGTGCCATGGTGCGGTCGGTGATCCAGGCTGGTTGCCGGAAATCTAACACCCTCGTGTGGGTCATGCAAAACCACGTTGCCGGTGAAATCGGCAAAGTGCTAAGTTCCCCGCCACTATCATGAGCGGGCCACAGCAAACCATGTTCACGCGCATCGGGATCGTGACGCGAACGCACGAACCGGCGGTCAAAGGTGCGCTAGAGCGCGTTATCGCGGTGTTGAACCGGCGCGGCGTCGAAACCCTGATAGACACCGTCGCCGCCGGCCACGACCCGGGCGGCAACTATCGCGTGGTGCCCAGTCCCGAACTCCCGGATTTCTGCGACCTGGTCATTTCCATCGGCGGCGACGGCACCCTCTTGCAGTGCGCCGGCCTCATCTACCCGCGGGACGTGGCGCTGGTCGGCATCAACCTCGGGCGCCTCGGCTTTCTGACCGACCTCTCGCCGACCGACATCGAGGGCGGCCTGGACGCCGTGCTGAACGGCGATTTCCTGTCGGAGGAGCGCGCGGTGCTGGGTTGCGAGGTGGTGCGCGACGGCGAAGTCATCGCCACCACTGACGGCTTGAACGACGTGGTCGTGCAGAAATGGAACACCGCGCGGCTCATCACCCTCGAGACCTATGTCGATGGCCAGTTCCTGCACGCGCAGCGCTCCGACGGCATGATCGTCGCCACCCCCACCGGCTCCACTGCCTACGCGCTGTCGGGCGGCGGCCCGATACTCGATCCGCGCACCCACGCGCTGGCGCTGGTGCCAATCTGCCCGCACACCCTCACCAACCGGCCGATCGTGGTCAGCGACGCGGCGCACATCGAGATCCATGTCGCGACCGACCGCGAAGACGAGTCGCGCGTGACCTGCGACGGCAACTCGATACTCGATCTGCTGCCGGGCGATTGCGTGCGCGTGGCGCGCCGCGCGCGCTCGGTGCGCCTGCTGCATCCGGCCAACCACGATCACTTCGCCACCCTGCGCGCGAAGCTCAACTGGGGGGCGTGAGGCCTTGCTCAAAACCCTCACCGTGCAGAACCTCGTCGTGGTGCGTCATGTCGACGTCGAATTCGGCGCGGGCCTGTCGGTGCTGTCGGGCGAGACCGGCGCCGGCAAGTCGATCCTCATCGAGGCGCTGGGCCTTGCGCTCGGCGAGCGCGCCGACAGCAAGCTGGTGCGCGCCGGCGACGATCGCGCGACGGTCACCGCCGTGTTCGATATCAGCAAGGCGCCCGGCGTGCGCGCCCTGCTCGCCGAACACGCGCTCGACAGCGACGACGAATGCGTCCTGCGCCGCATCGTGCTGCGCGACGGCGGCTCGCGCGCGTTCTGCAATGCCAGTCCCATTCCCGTGCAGCTCATGCACGACATCGGTACGCAGCTGGTCGATGTGCATGCCCAGCACGCCAGCCAGCAACTCATGAAGCGCGACGTGCAACGCGAGTTGCTGGACGCCTACGGCGGCCACCACGCCGCCCGCGAAGCAACCCATTCCGCCTGGCAGCAATGGAAAGACGCCCACGAACACTTGCTGGCGCTGGAGCGCGCCGGCCAGGACCGCGATCGCATCGAACTCGTGCGTTACCAGCACCAGGAGCTCGAACAGGCCAAGGTCGACGCCGGCGAAATCGAAAAGCTGGAGAGCGAGCATCGTCGCCTCGCCAACGGCGCCGCCAACCTCGAGCAATACGCTGCGCTGCGTGGCCTCATCGCCGATGACGAGGACGGCGCGCTGTCACGTCTGCGCGCCGCGGCCGGCCGCGCGCGCAATCTCGCCAAGCGCAGCGAGCACAGCGCGGGCCTGGTCGAATCGCTGGAACAGGCGCTGGTGTGCGTGGAAGAAAGCGTGGCCGAACTCGAACGCCTGGAAGGCGGCGTAGAAATCGATCCGGCACGCCTCGCCAGGCTCGACGACCGCATCGCCGCCCTGCACGCGCTGGCGCGCAAGCATCAGCTCGGCCTCGCCGAACTGCCGGCCTTGAAAGCGCGCCTGGAAGCTGAGCTCGCGGCCTTCGACAAGGGCGCGGCCGCGCGCGACGCGCTGGAGGCGGCCTGCGCCGCGGCCCTGGCGGCCTACCACGATGCGGCGGCGGCCCTGGCCAAGGCGCGCCGCGCCGCCGCCAAGCGCATGAACACCGAGATCACGCGCCGCATGCGCGAACTGGGCCTGCCCCACGCCGAGTTCAGCGCCACCCAGAGCGTCGCCGGCGATGCCAGCCCACAGCCGCACGGCAGCGATCGCATCGAATTCCTGGTCACCACCAACCCCGACCAGACGCCGGGCCCAATCAACAAGGTGGCGTCGGGCGGTGAACTGTCACGCATCGGCCTCGCCATCCAGGCCGCCACCGCTCGCCATGCCGGCATCCCGGTGGTGGTCTACGACGAAGTCGACACCGGCATCGGCGGCACCACCGCCAACATCGTCGGCCGCACCCTGCGCGCCGTGGCGCGCGAATGCCAGGTGATCTGCATCACCCACTCGCCGCAGGTGGCGAGCGCCGGCGATCAGCACCTGGTGGTCAGCAAATCGGTACAGGGCGGCATCACCGAGACCCAGATCCGGACCTTGGACAGGAAAACCAGGGAACAGGAGATTGCGCGCATGCTGGGCGCGGCCGAGGCGACGGCGGCCAGCGTGGCCCACGCCAGGGATTTGATTAAGACCGCGACGGGGGGTGGATGAGCGCCACGCTTTCGAATGTCGGATGTCAGACTGAAGTCTGACCCACAAGGACGGGCAACTTCTTTTGTGGGTCAGACTTCAGTCTGACACTCGCAACGTCCCCCGCTTACGCGGCCCCGCCCTTCGGCCGCACGTACAGCACCAGGCTGTGATCCTTCAGCTCGTAACCGTGCTTGGCGCAGATCTCGCGCTGGCGGCGCTCGATTTCCTCGTCGAAGAACTCGATGACCTCGCCGGTATCGAGCCGCACCATGTGATCGTGATGAGCGTCCTGCGCCATTTCGAACACCGCGTGGCCGCCGTCGAAGTTGTGGCGTTGCACGAGGCCGGCGGCTTCGAACTGCGTCAGCACCCGGTAGATGGTGGCGAGACCGACGTCTTCCCCAGCGTCGATGAGCGCCTTGTAGACGTCCTCGGCGCTCATGTGCCGGTCGGTGTTGCCTTCGAGGATTTCCAGGATGCGCAGCCGCGGCAGGGTCGCCTTCAGGCCCGCTTTCTTCAGTTCCTGCGTATCCATGACCTGTCGGCGCTCTCATCACTGGGGATAGGCGAAGGATAGCATCTTCGCGTCGGCGCGAGCCGCTGTGCTAGGATGCGCCAGCCCGCCGCGACGGCGACATCCGTGCAGTAATCCGGCATCGAGGATGGTCCATCCCGGCAGACGCGTGGTGACCGTCGGGTTCCGACAGCCGCGCCCGTGATCCTCAGCAAGCGACCTTCCATGGCCAAAACCTTATTCATCGTAGCGCTGTTCCTGCCCCTGCTTGCCGGCTGCTCGGCGCCGCGCGTGCGGGCACCATCAGTCGGCGACCTGCCCTTCGTGCACAAAATCGATGTGCAGCAAGGCAACGTCATCACCCAGGAGATGGTCGCGCAGCTGCGCAAGGGCATGGACAAGAAGAAGGTCCAGTTCATCATGGGCACGCCCATCATCAAAGACACCTTCAACGACGAACGTTGGGATTACGTCTACACCTTTCAGCACCGCGGAGGCACGGTGGAAAAGCGCCGCATCACGCTGGTGTTCGCCGACGACAAGCTCGACCGCGTCGACGGCAATGTCAAAGCCGCCGCGGGCGAGATCGAAGTCGAGTTGCACCAGGACACCACGGTCGACGTGCCCAAGAACCGCGGCCGCGGCGTGATGGCGCGCATCAAGGACACCATCCCCTTCACCGGCGACAAGGACGACAAGGACGACAAGAACGAAGGCAAGGACAAGGACGCAGCCAAGGACAAGGACGGCGCCGACAAAACCGCCAAGGGCGGCGAGAAGCCGGCGAGCGGCGACAAGTTGGCCG
The nucleotide sequence above comes from Pseudomonadota bacterium. Encoded proteins:
- the hrcA gene encoding heat-inducible transcription repressor HrcA produces the protein MARINTDMKLGERSQYLFKLLVERYIADGQPVGSRTLARDAKLDLSPATIRNVMADLEDMGLIMAPHTSAGRVPTVKGYRLFVDSMVTFRNLSHNEIRHMESSLESDDDIQGLLSNTSKMLSDVTRLAGLVMIPVSDRRALRQVEFLSLNDNRVLAILVTNDREVENRIIKTNRTYGQSELTQAANYLNSMFAGRDIDAVKARLIKEMAAARDEMNNLMALVIEMTQKVFVDNETHKDYVLAGQTNLMEINELSDIERLRALFEAFNQKRDILHLLDQALSASGVQIFIGEESGYEVLDQCSVVTSTYADSHRTLGVLAVIGPTRMEYERVIPIVDLTAKMLSTALNSRS
- the fur gene encoding ferric iron uptake transcriptional regulator, whose amino-acid sequence is MDTQELKKAGLKATLPRLRILEILEGNTDRHMSAEDVYKALIDAGEDVGLATIYRVLTQFEAAGLVQRHNFDGGHAVFEMAQDAHHDHMVRLDTGEVIEFFDEEIERRQREICAKHGYELKDHSLVLYVRPKGGAA
- a CDS encoding outer membrane protein assembly factor BamE, giving the protein MAKTLFIVALFLPLLAGCSAPRVRAPSVGDLPFVHKIDVQQGNVITQEMVAQLRKGMDKKKVQFIMGTPIIKDTFNDERWDYVYTFQHRGGTVEKRRITLVFADDKLDRVDGNVKAAAGEIEVELHQDTTVDVPKNRGRGVMARIKDTIPFTGDKDDKDDKNEGKDKDAAKDKDGADKTAKGGEKPASGDKLAAAKTPGVAVPEDPDAEKALPAPIENPYENIQAAPGEGVVVPPDAPRYRQKRGLGTRVLGVFGLGDSDYVRPTPPEKPPEPLVKRPEPEDE
- the recN gene encoding DNA repair protein RecN; amino-acid sequence: MLKTLTVQNLVVVRHVDVEFGAGLSVLSGETGAGKSILIEALGLALGERADSKLVRAGDDRATVTAVFDISKAPGVRALLAEHALDSDDECVLRRIVLRDGGSRAFCNASPIPVQLMHDIGTQLVDVHAQHASQQLMKRDVQRELLDAYGGHHAAREATHSAWQQWKDAHEHLLALERAGQDRDRIELVRYQHQELEQAKVDAGEIEKLESEHRRLANGAANLEQYAALRGLIADDEDGALSRLRAAAGRARNLAKRSEHSAGLVESLEQALVCVEESVAELERLEGGVEIDPARLARLDDRIAALHALARKHQLGLAELPALKARLEAELAAFDKGAAARDALEAACAAALAAYHDAAAALAKARRAAAKRMNTEITRRMRELGLPHAEFSATQSVAGDASPQPHGSDRIEFLVTTNPDQTPGPINKVASGGELSRIGLAIQAATARHAGIPVVVYDEVDTGIGGTTANIVGRTLRAVARECQVICITHSPQVASAGDQHLVVSKSVQGGITETQIRTLDRKTREQEIARMLGAAEATAASVAHARDLIKTATGGG
- a CDS encoding NAD(+) kinase; the encoded protein is MFTRIGIVTRTHEPAVKGALERVIAVLNRRGVETLIDTVAAGHDPGGNYRVVPSPELPDFCDLVISIGGDGTLLQCAGLIYPRDVALVGINLGRLGFLTDLSPTDIEGGLDAVLNGDFLSEERAVLGCEVVRDGEVIATTDGLNDVVVQKWNTARLITLETYVDGQFLHAQRSDGMIVATPTGSTAYALSGGGPILDPRTHALALVPICPHTLTNRPIVVSDAAHIEIHVATDREDESRVTCDGNSILDLLPGDCVRVARRARSVRLLHPANHDHFATLRAKLNWGA